tttcttcctcgtcGATTTCTTCCCAAAGCGAGGAAGAAATAGGGTTTCCATTTCAAGGGATAGGAAGGAGGAGATGGATCAGATGATGGGCTCGGTTGGAACCTACTGGTTCAGCAAGCAAGCCGGCAAAGAGTTTTCCTCCGTCGGTGGCGACATCAATGTAAGTTTTCGCAATCAGATGTGCTTTCGGATGAATTCTGCGTTACCTTCAGATCTGCATTGCTTTATTTCGATTTATTCAGATCGTTTCCTATTCGGAAAGTTGATGTTGAATTGAAACATCGTTGATCTTGGACAATAAATTTATAAAGTTGTTTATTCAGAACCGATCTTATGTTACCTGGATTATCATGAAACGGGATGGGGTTTTCTCCAATAAaatatttgaagaaaaaattgtGCATTGTGTTTGTGCTACACGAGCAATGGGCATATCATATTTGCCCGCGAATGGTACTTTGCAATGGTACTGAAATTATTCTTCCACATGCCACTGAATTTATTGCAATGGCTCACTTCTATATTCTGGAACGTATTTTTTGAGGTTGATTTCTTGTGTATCAAttagatgtgtgtgtgtgtgtgtgtgtatgtgtttTAAATACTCCATGGAAGAGTCTTTAAGCATGGTGGCACAAATCTATTATGGAATCCAAATTATCATCAAATATTGTGAGCAGCCTCACCGCTTCTTATTTATTGATCTCTAAAgtagaagtttttttttatatttttctttaatgttGAGCAAAAGAGCAGTCGATATGCTGCTGTTGTAGTTTGCAATTTGCTATATTGTTTATATTGTTTGCAAAAGAGCTTATATTGTTTTATTTTGACATAATTGAGTTGTTAATATGATGCAAACTTTGAAAGCCATTTTTTAATCACTCATGAcatcttttttcttctttttgtgatcAGTCACTTTCCAACAGTGTTGAAGGAGGTGCAAAATGGCTGGTGAACAAAATCAAAGGTATCATCTGATCTTCAAGTTACCAATGCAATTCTTTGTCATTAATCATTCATGGGTGTTTATCTTTGCTATGGTATTTACAGTCTCTTAGGTATGGTAGATAAATCTCATACATTACTTCGAGCCACTATGGCGCACCGGGATGTAGGGTAAATCCTATTGACTACTAGTTGTTTATATAGTTACCAAAAAAAGTagtcatattttcaaaaatatttatttatcatcAAAATATCACCCTTCAAAGAATAAATTTTGAgtttattcaaaaaataataatatatttgaaAGAAAAATGTTGAGGTTTATGATGAGCCTTcaatatttgttttaaaaatatataaatatgataatCTAAAGATTAGttctttgaattaatttaaacctgaataaattttctataataaatataaatttatggAAGAGCTTTTTATTCATATTTAGCAAATCCTTTTTTATATAATATGATTAAATAATATGTTTAAAAGTATGTATTTGTGTCTGAAAAAAACTATAGTATAATTAATATTGGATCAAAatataatttctttaaatatACATGTACATGTGGATAACATTTTGGAAGTGTTGAATGATCTAAACTTCTGAATTTTCATGCACAAGATTTCTTAATATTTCACTGTTGGGATTTGGTGAGCTTTGTGGATTACTTACACAAACTACACTACATCGAAAAAGAAACACATCCTTTTTCTAGTACTTCCTGGTTTCTTCTCTCCTATTTTTTCTGTATATGATTTTACTCAGATGTGGACTTGTTATTGTCAAAATCTTCCTTGAGTTATTCAGTTAATTCATGATTCCCCAATACTTTCTATTTGAGGATCAACAAGTTCTCAATGGCTCATGATACTTTATAGTCCATGAAAATACTTCTCTGGTAAAATACGAAACttaatctgttttttttttttccattcacTCTGATCAGTCTATTGAAAAAACTAACATATAACCAATAACCAGTGCTTTAGATATGAGATTTTATTGAATGATTGTATCTTGGCTAATAGAAATTGAGTTTTAGTCATAATTTTTAATGCTTGCTCCAGGAAAGATGCAGAAACCGCTGCCTGAACtgttaaaagaatatgatatgccGATCGGCCTATTCCCAGAGGATGCCACTAACTACGAGTTCAATGAACAGACAAAGAAGCTGACAGTATTCATACCTTCTGTATGTGAAGTAGAGTACAAGGATTCATCAGTTGTGCGGTTTTTCACAGAAGTGAACGGATACTTGGAGAAGGGAAAGCTGATAGAAATCGAGGGAATAAAAACCAAGGTCTTGCTGCTTTGGGTAAAAGTATCTTGCATCTCCACTGAAGGACCCAAGCTCAATTTCACTGTTGGGTTGAACAAATCCAGGAGCCGAGATGCGTATGAAGTAGTCAGAGGTGGGATTCTCGTTGACAAATTTTAAGCAATGTTGGGAACGTGTTCTCATTTGGATGGATTGTGGGCTGCAAAACCACAAAGTTAATCAAGTGTAACAAACTAAATGTGTTGATGAGTCATATAACAACTCTTTATTCTACACTATAAGGGTGTTGCTGAGCaccaaaacatttttttatttttttaaacatcaTTGTTTTATCTTCATTATTAGTTTCTGTTTTAAattatttgtaattttttttttgtcaatggTGATCGAGAAAAATTATAGGCGCAGATAAGTCCATGATTTTATGAGTGATGGTTTGAAACTTGTGAACCTGGTGAATCTATATTCAAGTTTGTCATTTGATGACTATTTTTCATCATATGGACAGAATCTTAAAGTTTTGCAATATTTTTTACTAGTCAAATCATTGCATCATTAACCGTTATAAGATTAAGACTTTGAGAATTTTTCCCTTTTATACATTAATTCTTGCAGGTTTTCTTTGCTGATTCATACTCACCTCAACTACGGGATGTGATTCACAGAAAAGTCTTGCATACCATGAGCTTAAAAAACCACAATTACTCAAGGATGTTCATTTTGCATTTCTATTGGTATTGCAGCAAGTTATGGTAACTAGATTAACCTACTTGAAGCCAAACTAATTAGATGAATTAATCTTATAAGGACTCAAAAACTAATTTAgtaaatactagaaaaattagtGAAAGACAATCCTAGAATTAAATAAGGTGAATTTTCTGTGTCTGAATTTGAACTGATTTAAAACTTGGTGTTATGGTAGAGTTCCATTTTAAGCATTGTTGATTAAATTTAAAACCATCTTCTTATGGAACATTTCTGTGATTATATGGGAGGGTACTATAtatgtcccctcggatgggtctagtggctagcgcttGAGGTGTTGCCATAATgaagtctggggttcgaatctcggtaaagtcgagataaatacctcccttatgtgctagtcactattccaaaggctagtagatgtccatgatttacctcctccgtgttgaccttgggacgaATTTGTGGGGGCGCTGGAAgtaaacgtattcatctttttttCGCCATAATTTCTGTGAttatatgattattattatttaggcTTTTCCCTTACTAGAGACAGTTACTCTACGTTGGCCTTTCAGGTGGTGGACCAGTGTGTTTCATGGGCATGTTTCTTGGGGCTTTGGACAACCCTATAATGCAGGAGGAAATGACTACCAAACAGCATATAATATTCCAAGCAAAACAAATGGGTCGGTGAAGTATAAGTTCTGCGAAGGCATTTGGTATCATGGGTACCATCTCTTCAGCTGCTGAATGTATTATTGAGAAGGTaagtaaatcaaaataaatagtcTATATGTTTTTTCTTGTTACCTTGAATTGAACGGGTGTTAATGTAATTTGTGCTAATGGTGTAACTCgaattttgataaatgataagcgAGTTAATTTAGGTGTTGTtttgatctaatatatttatCTAGTGTGCAGGGTTGATTAACTTGACAGGAAGTTCAgttgggatgtttgattcccAATTGATAATCAGGATGTTCAATTCCCGATTAGAAGGAAGCCCAGTTAGGATGTTCAATTCCTGATTGGTAGTCGGGATATTCGATTGTCGATTAGAAGGAAGTGCAGTGGAGATGTTCGATTCTCAATTGGCTGAAGTTCGGATGTGTAATTCCAGAAGGAagatcgggatgttcgattcctgaaGTCCGGATGTACGATTTCGGAAGGAAGatcgggatgtttgattcccgatgAGTTCGCTCGACActgggtaagtaaaggtaagtcactagaggagagtgactaagtaagGATGTGTCCCGGTTGAGAGACAATAAGTGTTGGTCtaatttagatccattttggaagcttataagttataaattaattatattattgttatGCTAATCTTGTTTTGCAGGATAGATT
This genomic stretch from Zingiber officinale cultivar Zhangliang chromosome 7A, Zo_v1.1, whole genome shotgun sequence harbors:
- the LOC122001902 gene encoding uncharacterized protein At5g01610-like; the encoded protein is MDQMMGSVGTYWFSKQAGKEFSSVGGDINSLSNSVEGGAKWLVNKIKGKMQKPLPELLKEYDMPIGLFPEDATNYEFNEQTKKLTVFIPSVCEVEYKDSSVVRFFTEVNGYLEKGKLIEIEGIKTKVLLLWVKVSCISTEGPKLNFTVGLNKSRSRDAYEVVRGGILVDKF